The following are encoded in a window of Phaseolus vulgaris cultivar G19833 chromosome 3, P. vulgaris v2.0, whole genome shotgun sequence genomic DNA:
- the LOC137805525 gene encoding uncharacterized protein: MDRSWINTSRISDTYEKGVEEFIQFAEHNAVSYNNGVRIRCPCINCLNGRILTVSEIREHLLCDGFLKSYTTWTWHGELLDLPSVHGGSEEVHFSMDDRLEDMIRDVGAESFANVVFENMSNDAETPLYPGSTNFTRLSAVLRLMNLKAMNGWTDKSFTELLQLLKDMLPEGNTLPNRNYEAKKILCPMGMEYRKIHSCPNDCILYRNEYEDLRRCPRCGLSRYKVKVGQNDEIDELTKEGPPAKVVWYLPIIPRLKRLFANADDAKNLRWHADNRKCDGLLRHPADSLQWKNIDKEFPEFGKESRNLRLGLATDGMNPFGNLSSNHSSWPVLLVIYNLPPALCMKRKYMMLSMMISGPKQPGNDIDVYLNPLIEDLKLLWNEGVDVFDAFKNESFRLHAMLFCTINDFPAYGNLSGYSVKGHRACPICQDKTSYEQLKHGRKTVYLGHRRFLKKYHPYRRLKKAFNGYQEHDIFPTPLSGVEIYEKIKNVNVTFGKMKKKQTVSEIWKKRSIFFDLPYWCKLDVRHCLDVMHVEKNVCDSLIGTLLNIKGKTKDGVNARLDLIEMNIREELAPREVGKRTYLPAACYTLSKKEKTSFCECLKGVKVPQGYSSNVKSLVSMNDLKLIGLKSHDCHVLMQQLLPVAIRGILPKNVRHTITRLCSFFNSICSKEIDSQKLDELEEEIIVILCQLEMFFPPSFFDIMVHLVVHLVREIRLCGPVYMRWMYPVERYMKILKGYVKNQCRPEASIIERYISEESIEFCSEYMSKAKCIGVPEKAWHSRRFISKSSRGVHVISKSREEVLQAHLYILNNTDEVLPYLDTHKDIVKYKNPRQSEKWVLIEHNKTFMSWFKQQIMNDPSASETLTWLANGLKFDVLCCSGYEVNGCLFYTKSRDDRSTVQNSGVTLEAESMQFSTAKDQNPVVGSMPYYGVIVEIWEVNYTKFTVPVFKCKWVDNKTGVKVDESGMTLVDFRKIGYHDEPFIMAHQASQVFYIQDPTSDHWSVVLHGKKQHNDPEDTNNDICEIESLTRTTINKEYEDVADVVHATRNDHDEGIYICMYKDDKIPLSIDIHTGVPTGQHAKKYRSYLGVLSRERISILTQSWDHVTDHEKNMIWQDILTHYNIPNVETLKAKVLSDVGVKFRQFKSKLTTDYIYGKRKEENPCAKYASIDEETWQQFVNIRQTEKWQEVRNKAKANQAHNDTPHLLSRGGYKLLEQRMLEEKIKARSTSIEEMNSVDSLRPPSPPLRHEMWKGARINTLGTWSSKSTEETIERIDSLNEQSTQGTFKPCGRNDILNVALGRPEHPGRVRVAGYGVGIRSYFGPPSHSKEQLSNEPSQEYLLQLREQLKAEVTQELKESFMEEFSARMEMEFKKRLEGLGHSQQPPTMVEDEPPPPPIKKVSTKGSCSAVDLSGDDFGSTSQCELYVECNSSTRFVALGKCYEGVTMLHNVPLSSNLMKVTVEKVLYGDLAVPVPTSEVTIVAEALHTFVAWPRHLVRPIDSMVYICTNTNTIMIYYILTNLSIFCFDE, from the exons ATGGATCGGAGTTGGATTAATACATCACGAATAAGTGATACTTACGAAAAAGGGGTGGAAGAGTTCATACAATTCGCAGAACATAATGCCGTTAGTTATAATAATGGAGTAAGGATAAGGTGCCCTTGTATCAATTGTttaaatggaaggatattgaCTGTTTCtgaaattagagaacatcttttgtgtgatggatttttgaaaagttatacgacatggacgtggcatggtgaattgttagacttGCCAAGTGTGCACGGAGGTTCGGAGGAAGTTCATTTCTCAATGGATGATAGAttagaagacatgattcgtgacGTGGGAGCAGAATCATTTGCTAAtgtagtttttgaaaatatgtctaatgatgcagagactcctttgtatcctggttcaactaacttcacacgattatcagcagtgttaaggttgatgaatttgaaggcaatgaatggatggaccgacaaaagttttacagaattgcttcaattgcttaaggacatgcttccagaaggaaataccttgcccaatcgaaattatgaggcgaaaaaaatactttgtccaatgggtatggagtatagaaaaatacattcatgtcctaacgattgtattttatacagaaatgagtatgaagatttaagaagatgtccCAGGTGTGGTTTGTCACGCTATAAGGTTAAGGTTGgtcagaatgatgaaattgatgaattgacaaaggaaggtcctcctgctaaggttgtttggtatcttccgataattccaaggcttaagcgtttgtttgcaaatgcagatgacgctaaaaaccttaggtggcatgcagataatagaaaatgtgatggattacttcgtcatcctgctgattctttgcagtggaagaatattgataaagaatttcctgaatttggaaaagaatcaagaaacttaagacttggattggcaactgatggaatgaatccctttggaaatttaagtagtaatcatagttcatggcccgttttgttagtgatttacaacttacctcctgcgttgtgtatgaagcgcaaatacatgatgttatctatgatgatctctggtccaaaacaacctggaaatgacatagatgtttatcttaatccattgattgaagatttgaaattattgtggaatgaaggggttgatgtgtttgacgcgtttaaaaatgaatctttccgattgcatgcgatgttgttttgtactatcaatgacttccctgcatatgggaacttgtcaggttatagtgtgaaaggccatagagcatgtccaatatgtcaagacaagacatcttatgagcagttgaaacatggaagaaaaaccgtgtatcttgggcatcgtagatttctaaagaaatatcatCCGTATCGTCGattgaaaaaagcttttaacggataccaagaacatgacatttttcccactcccttaagtggtgttgaaatttatgaaaaaatcaaaaatgttaatgtgacttttggaaaaatgaagaagaagcaaacggtgagtgaaatatggaagaagagatcaatCTTTTTTGATCTTCCGTATTGGTGTAAGTTGGATGTTAGACACTGTCTAGATGTAATGCACgtagagaagaatgtgtgtgacagtctaataggaacacttctgaacattaaaggcaaaacaaaggatggtgtgaatgcacgtctggatttgattgaaatgaatatacgagaggaattggcaccgagagaagttggtaaacgtacatacttgcctgcagcgtgttacactttgtcaaagaaagagaaaacaagtttttgtgaatgtcttaaaggtgttaaggtaccacaaggctactcttcaaatgtgaagagtcttgtatctatgaatgatttgaaactaattggctTAAAGTCACATGATTGTCACGTTCTGATGCAACAATTATTACCAGTGGCTATTCGTGGAATCTTGCCCaaaaatgttaggcatacaatcactcgactatgttcatttttcaattccatatgtagtaaagagattgactctcagaagttggatgaacttgaagaagaaataattgttatcttgtgtcaactcgagatgttttttcctccatctttttttgatattatggtacacttggttgttcatcttgtaagagaaatcagattgtgtgggccagtttatatgcgatggatgtatccagttgaacgatacatgaagattttgaagggatatgtgaagaatcaatgtcgtccagaagcttccattattgaaagatacatttcagaagaatctattgagttttgttccgagtacatgtcaaaagccaaatgtataggagttcctgaaaaagcttggcactctcgtagattcataagtaaatcttcaagaggtgtacatgtcataagcaaatctagagaagaggttctgcaagcacacttgtatatcttgaataacactgatgaggtgttaccatacttagatacacacaaagacattgtcaaatataaaaatccaagacaatcagaaaaatgggtgttaattgagcataacaaaactttcatgtcatggtttaagcaacaaataatgaatgatccatcagcatctgaaacattaacatggcttgcaaacggtctcaaatttgatgttttatgttgttctggctatgaagtaaatggttgtttgttttacacaaagtctcgagatgataggagtacagtgcaaaatagcggagtcaccttggaggcagagtctatgcagttttcaactgcaaaggatcaaaatcctgttgtgggatcaatgccttattatggtgtcatagtagagatttgggaagttaattataccaagtttactgtacctgttttcaaatgcaagtgggttgacaataagactggtgtcaaagttgatgaatcaggaatgactttggttgactttcgaaagataggttatcatgacgaaccatttataatggcacatcaagcttcccaagttttctatatccaagATCCTACGTCTGACCACTGGTCTGTTGTGCTACatggaaaaaaacaacataatgacccagaagatacaaacaatgacatttgtgagattgaatcacttacaagaacgaccatcaataaagagtacgaggatgttgctgatgttgtacatgcaactcgaaatgatcatgatgaaggaatatatatttgtatgta TAAAGATGACAAAATACCTTTGTCTATTGATATCCACACTGGTGTGCCCACTGGGCAACATGCAAAGAAATATAGGAGTTATCTCGGAGTACTTTCTCGTGAAAGGATCTCTATCTTAACTCAGTCTTGGGATCACGTGACTGACCACGAGAAAAACatgatttggcaagatattctg ACACATTACAACATCCCGAATGTGGAAACCTTGAAAGCGAAGGTTCTTTCAGATGTGGGTGTCAAGTTTCGTCAgtttaaatcaaaattgacaacagattatatatatgggaaaaggaaagaagaaaatccttgtgcaaaatatgcatccattgatgaagaaacttggcAGCAGTTTGTCAATATTCGACAAACTGAAAAATGGCAG GAGGTTCGAAACAAAGCAAAAGCCAATCAGGCACATAATGATACCCCACACCTATTGTCTCGTGGTGGTTATAAGTTGCTAGAGCAGAGGATgcttgaagaaaagattaaagcacgTTCTACTTCCATTGAGGAAATGAATAGTGTAGATTCTTTAAGACCTCCATCCCCACCACTCCGACATGAGATGTGGAAGGGTGCCCGTATAAACACATTAGGGACATGGAGTTCTAAGTCTACAGAAGAAACAATTGAACGCATT gattctcttaatgagcaatcaacacaggggacttttaaaccatgtggtcgcaatgatattcttaatgttgctcTCGGACGACCTGAACACCCTGGACGTGTTCGTGTAGCTGGATATGGGGTTGGGATTCGGTCATACTTTGGACCTCCATCACACAGCAAGGAACAATTGTCCAATGAACCTAGCCAAGAGTATTTACTACAACTACGTGAGCAGTTAAAGGCTGAGGTAACTCAAGAGCTTAAAGAAAGCTTCATGGAGGAGTTTAGTGCGCGAATGGAAATGGAGTTCAAAAAGCGGTTGGAGGGTTTAGGACACTCACAGCAACCACCTACTATGGTAGAAGATGAACCACCTCCGCCTCCTATTAAGAAAGTCAGCACTAAAGGGAGTTGTTCGGCAGTTGATCTATCAGGGgatgactttggctcaactagccAATGCGAATTATATGTTGAGTGTAATTCCTCAACCCGATTCGTTGCCTTGGGTAAGTGTTATGAAGGGGTCACAATGTTACACAATGTGCCTCTTTCTTCTAATTTGATGAAGGTCacggtggagaaggtcctttatgGTGATCTTGCAGTTCCTGTGCCGACATCAGAGGTGACAATTGTGGCAGAGGCATTACATACTTTCGTTGCCTGGCCTAGACATCTCGTCAGACCTATAGACTCTATGGTATATATTTGCACTAATACTAATACAATTATGATATATtacattctaactaatttaagtattttttgttttgatgagtag
- the LOC137805861 gene encoding uncharacterized protein — MSDLLDLASGDQEINITVLQLWMMYLSGLCFDEGKHNIYGFLDPQITQSIGNKKSETQTYITTALKNGGKHIYFAPYIHERHWQLLIISVQDHTAAWFCSLHKKPPAYFKNIIDSAYSGYNMLCGRRTSNAQKLTWMYLKSNRQPQNYECGYYVMQWMLTILQAEIMKGWDKVIPQYNKHFKI, encoded by the exons atgtctgatttgttggaccttgcatccggagatcaagagattaacataacagttctgcaattatggatgat gtatctttctggattatgctttgatgaggggaaacataatatatatgggtttttagaccctcaaatcactcaatcaattggaaacaagaagtcggaaacacaaacatacatcaccactgccttaaagaatggtggaaaacacatttattttgctccgtacatccatga gcgtcattggcaactattgatcatatctgttcaagatcataccgctgcatggttttgctccttgcataaaaaacctcctgcctattttaaaaacattatagatag tgcttactctggatataatatgttgtgtgggaggagaacttcaaacgcacaaaaactcacttggatgtaccttaag tccaacaggcaacctcaaaattatgagtgcggttattatgttatgcagtggatgtTGACTATTTTGCAAGCTGAAATTATGAAAGGTTGGGATAaggtaatacctcaatacaataaacactttaaaatttga
- the LOC137807033 gene encoding uncharacterized protein, translating to MDHKSVKDDYAEIDLESGLAVVEDDSKNGSSPGSTKQGKILFTKISCIKGEDRYSGFCNESKLTVVSMDMVKVTSKLYSVECVENDTPEKEKRKKSSNKKAPKPPRAPRAPSMDAADHKLIREITELAMLKRARIERMKALKKMKAAKASSSSSSSMFAMVFTVIFCIVILLQGMSSGKSSVATFQGSPVPAGVTEGGLIDVQHQLNPSSSDPNAPGFQYHKIVQQFTGSDLPAKTLRRDAG from the exons ATGGATCATAAGAGTGTCAAGGATGATTATGCTGAAATTGATCTTGAAAGTGGGTTGGCAGTGGTTGAAGATGACTCAAAGAATGGTTCTTCTCCAGGTAGCACAAAACAAGGAAAGATTTTGTTTACTAAGATTTCTTGTATAAAAGGTGAGGATAGGTATAGCGGATTCTGCAATGAGTCAAAGTTAACAGTAGTTTCAATGGACATGGTGAAAGTGACTAGCAAGTTGTACTCAGTAGAATGTGTGGAGAATGATACCCCAGAAAAGGAGAAACGTAAAAAGTCCAGTAATAAGAAGGCTCCCAAACCTCCAAGAGCTCCACGGGCTCCATCAATGGATGCAGCTGACCATAAGCTAATCAGGGAGATCACTGAACTTGCCATGTTAAAGCGCGCGAGGATTGAGCGAATGAAAGctttgaagaagatgaaggctGCTAAGGCATCATCATCTTCCAGTAGCAGCATGTTTGCTATGGTTTTCACTGTTATCTTCTGTATTGTGATATTACTCCAAG GCATGTCGTCTGGAAAAAGTTCAGTTGCAACATTCCAGGGATCTCCGGTACCCGCAGGAGTAACAGAGGGTGGTCTTATTGATGTTCAACACCAACTCAATCCATCTTCAAGTGATCCAAATGCACCTGGTTTTCAGTACCACAA AATTGTACAGCAGTTCACTGGTTCAGATTTGCCTGCCAAAACATTGAGAAGAGATGCTGGTTAA